Proteins found in one Gordonia sp. PDNC005 genomic segment:
- a CDS encoding enoyl-CoA hydratase family protein, translating to MSADVVVTTEVDAAVAVITLDSPANRNALSSVLVSQLRSAMADAAADDDIRAVVLTHTGGTFCAGGDLREALGRGLSPEEATAEGAEAMIGLMSAMLEITKPVIAVVNGHVRAGGFGLLGAADIALAGPAATFALTESRLGLAPSMISIVLLPKMTSRAAGRYFLTGETFTPQQAESFGLVSRALESTGDVSDELHAICEGIRKASPQGLAASKRLTTSALLSDFRDSASARASESAALFASDEAREGMTAFLTKRKAAWDASAS from the coding sequence ATGAGTGCTGACGTTGTGGTCACGACGGAGGTCGATGCCGCGGTCGCGGTGATCACCCTCGACTCGCCTGCCAATCGGAACGCGCTGAGTTCGGTGCTCGTGTCCCAGCTGCGGTCGGCCATGGCCGACGCTGCCGCAGACGACGACATCCGCGCGGTTGTGCTCACGCATACGGGTGGAACGTTCTGCGCTGGAGGCGACCTACGCGAAGCGCTCGGTAGGGGACTCAGCCCCGAGGAGGCGACCGCTGAGGGCGCCGAGGCGATGATCGGCCTGATGAGCGCGATGCTCGAGATCACCAAGCCTGTCATCGCAGTTGTGAACGGACACGTTCGTGCTGGTGGCTTCGGTCTCCTCGGGGCGGCCGACATCGCACTCGCCGGTCCGGCCGCCACCTTCGCGCTGACCGAGTCGCGGCTGGGTCTCGCGCCGTCGATGATCTCGATAGTGCTGTTGCCGAAGATGACGTCGCGCGCGGCGGGACGCTACTTCCTGACCGGTGAGACGTTCACCCCGCAGCAGGCCGAATCGTTCGGGCTGGTCAGCAGGGCCCTCGAATCAACCGGCGACGTGTCGGACGAACTGCACGCGATCTGCGAAGGCATCCGGAAGGCGTCACCGCAGGGACTTGCGGCGTCGAAGCGTCTCACGACGTCGGCGCTCCTCTCCGACTTCCGCGATAGTGCATCCGCTCGGGCGTCGGAGTCGGCGGCGTTGTTCGCCTCCGACGAGGCGCGTGAAGGCATGACGGCGTTCCTGACCAAGCGGAAAGCCGCCTGGGACGCGAGCGCGTCGTGA
- a CDS encoding carboxyl transferase domain-containing protein, producing MTVLRSKIDTTSDEFVANVEAMNTKLAELDVEFRKVLVGGGEKYVERHRKRGKLTARERIELLIDEDSPFLELCALAAHGSQFTVGASVVVGIGVVEGVECLIVANDPTVKGGTSNPWTLRKVLRANDIAMQNRLPVISMVESGGADLPTQKEVFVPGGRMFRDLTRLSAAGIPTIALVFGNSTAGGAYIPGMSDHVVMIDDRSKVFLGGPPLVKMATGEESDDEELGGAKMHARVSGLGDYLAADEQDAVRIGRRIVARLNWRKQGPTPSAVVEPQYDAEDLLGIVPSDLKIPFDPHEVIARIVDGSDFDEFKPEYGTSLVTGWATVHGYPVGILANAQGVLFSQEAQKATQFIQLANRSDTPLLFLHNTTGYMVGKEYEQGGIIKHGAMMINAVSNSTVPHISILMGASYGAGHYGMCGRAYDPRFLFAWPSAKSAVMGAAQLAGVISIVSRAATEARGGVVDEEADAGMRAMIEAQIEIESVPTFLSGMLYDDGVIDPRDTRTILGQTLSAIATAPVEGTSNFGVFRM from the coding sequence ATGACTGTTCTGAGAAGCAAGATCGACACGACGTCCGACGAGTTCGTCGCGAACGTCGAAGCGATGAACACCAAGCTGGCCGAACTCGACGTCGAGTTCCGCAAGGTCCTCGTCGGCGGCGGCGAGAAGTACGTGGAGCGTCACCGCAAGCGCGGGAAGCTGACGGCGCGCGAGCGCATCGAGCTGCTGATCGACGAGGACTCGCCGTTCCTCGAACTGTGCGCGCTCGCCGCGCACGGCTCGCAGTTCACCGTCGGTGCGTCCGTTGTGGTCGGCATCGGTGTGGTCGAAGGCGTCGAGTGCCTGATCGTCGCGAACGATCCGACGGTCAAGGGAGGCACGTCGAATCCCTGGACGCTGCGCAAGGTATTGCGCGCCAACGACATCGCGATGCAGAATCGTCTGCCGGTGATCTCGATGGTCGAGTCCGGAGGCGCCGATCTCCCGACGCAGAAGGAAGTGTTCGTCCCCGGCGGGCGCATGTTCCGCGACCTCACCCGCCTGTCGGCGGCAGGCATCCCGACGATCGCCCTCGTCTTCGGCAACTCGACCGCCGGCGGTGCGTACATCCCCGGCATGAGTGATCACGTCGTCATGATCGACGACCGGTCCAAGGTTTTCCTCGGCGGTCCGCCGCTGGTCAAGATGGCAACCGGCGAGGAGAGCGACGACGAAGAACTCGGCGGCGCCAAGATGCACGCTCGGGTGTCGGGTCTCGGTGACTACCTCGCCGCCGACGAGCAGGACGCGGTCCGCATCGGACGTCGGATCGTCGCACGCCTCAATTGGCGCAAGCAGGGACCGACGCCCTCAGCGGTCGTCGAGCCCCAGTACGACGCCGAGGACCTCCTGGGCATCGTTCCGTCGGACCTCAAGATCCCGTTCGATCCGCACGAGGTGATCGCGCGCATCGTCGACGGAAGCGACTTCGACGAGTTCAAACCCGAGTACGGCACATCGCTGGTGACCGGGTGGGCCACCGTCCACGGGTACCCGGTCGGCATCCTCGCCAACGCACAGGGAGTCCTCTTCTCCCAGGAAGCTCAGAAGGCGACTCAGTTCATCCAACTCGCCAACCGCAGTGACACTCCGCTGCTCTTCCTGCACAACACCACCGGCTACATGGTGGGCAAGGAGTACGAACAGGGCGGCATCATCAAGCACGGCGCGATGATGATCAACGCGGTGTCGAACTCGACGGTCCCGCACATCTCGATCCTGATGGGCGCCAGCTACGGCGCAGGCCACTACGGCATGTGCGGCCGCGCCTACGATCCGCGGTTCCTGTTCGCGTGGCCGAGCGCCAAGAGTGCCGTCATGGGCGCGGCACAGCTCGCGGGTGTCATCTCGATCGTCTCCCGTGCGGCCACCGAGGCCCGCGGCGGCGTCGTCGACGAAGAGGCGGACGCAGGCATGCGCGCCATGATCGAAGCTCAGATCGAGATCGAGTCGGTCCCGACGTTCCTGTCCGGGATGCTCTACGACGACGGTGTGATCGACCCGCGCGACACCCGAACGATTCTCGGCCAGACCCTGTCCGCCATTGCTACCGCCCCTGTCGAGGGCACCAGCAACTTCGGCGTCTTCCGGATGTGA
- a CDS encoding acyl-CoA dehydrogenase has protein sequence MSFIETEERAALREAVAGLVKKYDHQYFIDCARAGRKTDELWKEAGELGFIGVNLPEEYGGGGAGMYELAIVMEEMAAGGSGLLMMVVSPAICGNIIARFGTDEQKQKWIPGLADGSITMAFGITEPDAGSNSHQITTTARRDGDEWLLSGRKVFISGVDQAEAVLIVARTEDSKTGRLKPALFIVPTDAPGFEAQVIEMDIINPEKQFTLFLDDVRLPSDALVGSEDAALSQLFAGLNPERIMASASAVGMGRYALERAVAYANERTVWKTPIGAHQAIAHPLAQGKIELEMAKLMMQKAATLYDAGDDWGAAVPANMAKYAAGEATAKIVDQAVQTLGGNGLTVEYGLAAMLPLSRLTRIAPVSREMILNFVSQTCLGLPKSY, from the coding sequence ATGAGCTTTATCGAGACAGAAGAACGCGCCGCCCTGCGAGAGGCCGTTGCCGGGCTGGTCAAGAAATACGACCACCAGTACTTCATCGACTGCGCGCGCGCCGGTCGCAAGACCGATGAACTGTGGAAGGAGGCAGGTGAGCTCGGCTTCATCGGCGTCAACCTGCCGGAGGAGTACGGCGGCGGCGGTGCGGGCATGTACGAGCTCGCGATCGTCATGGAGGAGATGGCGGCCGGTGGCAGCGGTCTGCTGATGATGGTCGTATCGCCTGCGATCTGCGGCAACATCATCGCTCGGTTCGGCACCGACGAGCAGAAACAGAAGTGGATCCCGGGCCTGGCGGACGGTTCGATCACCATGGCGTTCGGCATCACCGAACCGGATGCGGGCTCCAACTCGCATCAGATCACCACAACAGCCCGGCGCGACGGAGACGAATGGCTGCTCTCGGGGCGAAAAGTGTTCATCTCCGGTGTCGACCAGGCCGAAGCAGTCCTGATCGTCGCCCGCACCGAGGACTCGAAGACCGGTCGCCTCAAGCCTGCGCTGTTCATCGTGCCGACCGATGCACCGGGCTTCGAAGCCCAGGTGATCGAGATGGACATCATCAACCCGGAGAAGCAGTTCACCCTGTTCCTCGACGATGTCCGTCTGCCGTCAGACGCCCTTGTCGGTTCCGAGGACGCCGCGCTGTCGCAGTTGTTCGCGGGCCTCAACCCTGAACGCATCATGGCGTCGGCGTCGGCCGTCGGCATGGGCCGCTACGCCCTCGAACGTGCCGTCGCATACGCCAACGAGCGGACCGTGTGGAAGACGCCGATCGGTGCGCACCAGGCGATCGCCCACCCGCTCGCGCAAGGCAAGATCGAGCTCGAGATGGCGAAGCTGATGATGCAGAAGGCCGCAACGCTGTACGACGCGGGCGACGACTGGGGTGCGGCGGTACCGGCCAACATGGCGAAGTACGCCGCAGGCGAGGCGACCGCGAAGATCGTCGATCAGGCCGTGCAGACACTCGGCGGAAACGGACTGACCGTCGAGTACGGCCTCGCCGCGATGCTCCCGCTGTCTCGACTGACACGGATCGCGCCGGTGAGCCGCGAGATGATCCTCAACTTCGTCTCGCAGACCTGCCTCGGTCTCCCGAAGTCGTACTGA
- a CDS encoding biotin carboxylase N-terminal domain-containing protein codes for MTNPITPTPITSVLVANRGEIACRVFTTAKALGLRTVAVYSDPDADAPHVRQADAAVHLPGSTSAETYLRSEQIIAAAQAAGADAIHPGYGFLSENAEFAEAVVAAGLTWIGPPAGAITAMGSKVNAKELMAAAGVPVLTDIDPENVTADDLPLLIKASAGGGGRGMRVVRDLSELADQVAGARREAESAFGDPTVFCEPYIERGHHIEVQVMADAHGTVWAVGERECSIQRRHQKVVEEAPAPLVERIGGDMRERLYAAARTAVESIGYRGAGTVEFLADENGKFFFLETNTRLQVEHPVTELTTGTDLVEWQIRVAEGEALPAQEPTTSGHSIEVRLYAEDPANDWQPQSGTITAIDLPADARFELLDRPGVRVDSGIADGSEISTFYDPMLAKVISFAPTRDRAAAMLARALSDATIHGLVTNRDMLVNTLRDATFLSGNTDTAYLDTVGLDVLSAPLASDDDTHVAAVAAALAQSAANRSSARMLGSLPSGWRNIASDFQSKSYTTAAGDEIVARYRMGRTTTEVPDLTDTAVVSIAPDEVVLSTSGVTRRYRVTVVGDAVHVDWPGASVSLTRVPRYVDPAAQERPGSLLAPMPGAVIRVAVSEGDRVTAGQPLLWLEAMKMEHTISAPADGIVSVLAVEVGRQLSVGDVLAVISSESDD; via the coding sequence ATGACCAACCCGATCACCCCCACGCCGATCACGTCAGTCCTGGTCGCGAACCGCGGTGAGATCGCGTGCCGCGTGTTCACCACCGCGAAGGCCCTCGGCCTGCGGACCGTGGCCGTCTACTCCGATCCCGACGCCGACGCCCCGCACGTCCGGCAGGCCGACGCCGCCGTTCACCTGCCGGGCTCAACATCGGCCGAGACCTATCTGCGGTCGGAGCAGATCATCGCCGCCGCGCAGGCGGCGGGCGCCGACGCGATCCACCCCGGCTACGGATTCCTGTCGGAGAACGCCGAGTTCGCCGAGGCAGTCGTCGCCGCCGGGCTCACCTGGATCGGTCCGCCCGCGGGCGCGATCACTGCGATGGGGTCCAAGGTGAACGCCAAAGAACTGATGGCGGCCGCGGGAGTCCCCGTGCTGACCGACATCGACCCGGAGAACGTCACCGCCGACGATCTTCCGCTGCTCATCAAGGCCTCCGCGGGCGGCGGCGGACGCGGAATGCGTGTCGTCCGCGACCTGTCCGAACTCGCCGACCAGGTCGCCGGCGCACGCCGAGAAGCCGAATCGGCATTCGGCGACCCGACAGTGTTCTGCGAGCCGTACATCGAGCGTGGACACCACATCGAAGTCCAGGTGATGGCCGACGCCCACGGCACCGTCTGGGCGGTCGGCGAGCGTGAGTGCTCCATCCAACGTCGTCACCAGAAAGTGGTGGAAGAGGCACCCGCACCTCTCGTCGAACGCATCGGCGGCGACATGCGGGAACGCCTGTACGCCGCGGCCCGCACGGCCGTCGAGTCCATCGGATATCGCGGTGCGGGCACGGTGGAGTTCCTCGCTGACGAGAACGGGAAGTTCTTCTTCCTGGAGACCAACACTCGTCTCCAGGTGGAGCATCCGGTCACCGAGCTGACCACCGGCACCGACCTCGTCGAATGGCAGATCCGCGTCGCCGAGGGCGAGGCGCTGCCCGCGCAGGAGCCGACCACATCGGGGCACTCCATCGAGGTCCGTCTCTACGCGGAGGATCCGGCGAACGATTGGCAGCCGCAGTCGGGCACGATCACCGCGATCGACCTCCCCGCAGACGCCCGTTTTGAACTCCTCGATCGGCCCGGGGTGCGTGTGGACTCAGGCATCGCCGACGGCAGTGAGATCTCGACCTTCTACGACCCGATGCTCGCCAAGGTCATCTCGTTCGCGCCGACCCGCGATCGTGCGGCGGCCATGCTCGCGAGGGCATTGTCGGACGCCACGATCCATGGTCTGGTCACCAACCGGGACATGCTCGTCAACACGCTGCGCGATGCGACGTTCCTGTCCGGAAACACCGACACTGCGTACCTCGACACCGTCGGACTCGACGTCCTGTCCGCGCCGCTGGCCTCCGACGACGACACGCACGTCGCCGCCGTGGCCGCGGCTCTCGCTCAGTCGGCTGCCAACAGGTCGTCGGCCCGCATGCTCGGCTCGCTCCCGTCGGGATGGCGCAACATCGCCTCCGACTTCCAGTCGAAGAGCTACACGACCGCTGCGGGCGACGAGATCGTCGCACGGTACCGGATGGGGCGGACCACAACAGAGGTGCCCGACCTCACCGACACCGCCGTCGTGTCGATCGCTCCCGACGAGGTGGTCCTGTCGACGTCGGGCGTGACGCGCCGGTACCGGGTCACTGTTGTCGGAGACGCGGTGCACGTCGACTGGCCTGGTGCATCGGTGTCGTTGACACGTGTCCCGCGTTATGTCGACCCGGCGGCGCAGGAGCGCCCGGGATCACTGCTCGCCCCGATGCCCGGCGCCGTGATCCGCGTTGCCGTCAGCGAGGGCGATCGTGTCACCGCGGGACAACCGCTGCTATGGCTCGAGGCCATGAAGATGGAGCACACCATCAGCGCACCCGCCGACGGCATCGTGTCGGTGCTCGCGGTGGAAGTTGGCCGCCAACTGTCCGTCGGCGACGTGCTCGCCGTGATCTCGTCCGAATCCGACGACTGA
- a CDS encoding acyl-CoA dehydrogenase family protein, translating into MPIPSDIWDSEQRRDLRSLAADFASKHILPFQDQWERDGLIPRDLHKQAGELGLLGLGTPEEKGGSGGDGIDALIVCEELHYRGVSGGVFASLFTCGISTPHIANNGTPEQIAKWVAPVLAGDKISSLAITEPSGGSDVGHLRTTAKRDGDHFIVNGAKTFITSAVRADHIVAAVRTGGDGAAGVSLLVIEKGTPGFNVDRKLEKMGWLASDTGELSFVDCRVPVENLIGPENSGFAQIAQAFVSERAALAVQAYAQAQRSLDLTLEWVRNRDTFGKPLIKRQSVQDTVTEMARKVDVARTYTRSVVDRHMMNGDPMLAEICFAKNTAVEAAEWVIDKGVQLHGGMGYMRESEIERQYRDIRIIGIGGGTNEILTGLAAKVLGYQG; encoded by the coding sequence ATGCCCATCCCCAGTGATATTTGGGACTCGGAACAACGTCGTGACCTGCGCAGTCTCGCAGCAGACTTCGCGAGCAAACACATCTTGCCGTTTCAGGATCAGTGGGAACGCGATGGCCTGATCCCGCGGGACCTTCACAAGCAGGCCGGTGAACTCGGTCTCCTCGGCCTCGGCACACCCGAGGAGAAGGGCGGCAGCGGCGGCGACGGGATCGACGCGCTCATCGTCTGCGAGGAACTCCACTACCGGGGTGTTTCCGGCGGTGTGTTCGCGAGCCTGTTCACCTGTGGGATCTCCACGCCGCACATCGCGAACAACGGGACACCGGAGCAGATCGCGAAGTGGGTCGCGCCGGTACTCGCCGGTGACAAGATCAGCAGTCTCGCGATCACGGAGCCCAGCGGCGGCAGCGACGTCGGACACCTGCGCACCACGGCGAAGCGCGACGGCGACCACTTCATCGTCAACGGCGCCAAGACCTTCATCACCTCAGCTGTGCGTGCCGACCACATCGTCGCCGCAGTCCGCACCGGCGGAGACGGTGCCGCGGGCGTCTCACTCCTCGTGATCGAGAAGGGCACCCCGGGCTTCAACGTCGACCGCAAGCTCGAGAAGATGGGCTGGCTGGCATCGGACACCGGCGAACTCTCGTTCGTCGACTGCCGGGTGCCGGTGGAGAACCTCATCGGTCCGGAGAACTCGGGCTTCGCGCAGATCGCGCAGGCATTCGTGTCAGAGCGTGCCGCCCTCGCAGTGCAGGCCTATGCGCAGGCGCAGCGGTCGCTGGATCTGACCTTGGAATGGGTCCGCAATCGCGACACGTTCGGCAAGCCGTTGATCAAGCGCCAGTCGGTGCAGGACACCGTCACGGAGATGGCCCGCAAGGTCGACGTCGCACGCACCTACACGCGGTCCGTCGTCGACCGGCACATGATGAACGGCGATCCGATGCTGGCGGAGATCTGCTTCGCCAAGAACACCGCCGTCGAAGCCGCCGAATGGGTCATCGACAAGGGCGTGCAGCTGCACGGCGGGATGGGCTACATGCGGGAGTCGGAGATCGAGCGCCAGTACCGCGACATCCGCATCATCGGCATCGGCGGCGGCACCAACGAGATCCTCACGGGGCTCGCGGCCAAGGTGTTGGGGTACCAGGGATGA
- a CDS encoding acyclic terpene utilization AtuA family protein encodes MTNAVRIGNASGFYGDRLTAVHEMLEGGHLDYLTGDYLAELTMLILGRDRLKDPSRGYAKTFLRQMETSLGLAVDKGVKVVVNAGGLNPHGLAVALRELSEKLSVDAQIAFVNGDDLQPRAAELGLGNPITANAYLGGFGIKAALDRGADVVVTGRVTDASLTVGTAASAFGWGYKDLDAIAGAIVAGHIIECGTQATGGNYSFFKEIPMGRLGFPIAEVAADGSSVITKHEGTGGAVTVGTVTAQLLYEIQGPRYYNPDATALLDTIEVTQEGPDRVSVSGIRGEAPPSDLKVSLNHLAGIRNQIDVVLTGLDIEDKAALFQEQFEASLPTSPAELTWELSRLDRPDADTEEQASALLRCVARDTDPNAVGRAFSATAVELALASYPGFTLTAPPGNGAPYGVFVPGYVDAGVVEHRVTQPDGVSVLIEPSPLRTEPTRDVSVPDSGPIGDWGPTRRAPIGDIVGARSGDKGGSANIGVWVGGQSLRSAQPSDDEFAWLDQTLTVDRLKELLPEIADLTVHRYRLPKIRALNFVIEGVLGRGVAENVRFDPQAKGLGEWLRSRVVDVPERFSR; translated from the coding sequence ATGACGAACGCAGTCCGCATCGGCAACGCGTCCGGCTTCTACGGCGATCGGCTCACCGCCGTGCACGAGATGCTCGAAGGTGGGCACCTCGACTACCTGACCGGTGACTACCTTGCCGAGCTCACCATGCTGATCCTCGGCCGCGACCGCCTCAAGGATCCGTCGCGCGGCTACGCCAAGACCTTCCTTCGTCAGATGGAGACGAGTCTCGGCCTGGCCGTCGACAAGGGTGTCAAGGTCGTCGTCAACGCGGGCGGCCTCAACCCGCACGGCCTCGCCGTCGCGCTCCGTGAACTGTCCGAGAAGCTGAGCGTCGACGCGCAGATCGCGTTCGTCAACGGTGACGACCTGCAGCCGCGCGCAGCCGAACTCGGCCTCGGCAACCCGATCACGGCCAATGCCTATCTCGGCGGGTTCGGCATCAAGGCCGCTCTCGATCGCGGCGCCGACGTAGTGGTCACCGGTCGGGTGACGGACGCGTCTCTCACCGTGGGAACTGCTGCGTCGGCCTTCGGGTGGGGGTACAAAGACCTCGACGCGATCGCGGGCGCGATCGTGGCCGGCCACATCATCGAATGCGGAACGCAGGCCACCGGCGGCAACTACTCCTTCTTCAAGGAGATCCCGATGGGCCGCCTCGGATTCCCGATCGCAGAGGTGGCCGCCGACGGATCGTCGGTCATCACCAAGCATGAAGGAACCGGCGGAGCAGTCACCGTCGGGACCGTCACCGCGCAGTTGCTGTACGAGATCCAAGGACCGCGGTACTACAACCCCGACGCGACCGCGCTTCTGGACACCATCGAGGTGACGCAGGAGGGGCCCGACCGGGTCAGTGTCAGCGGCATCCGTGGCGAAGCCCCGCCGTCGGACCTGAAGGTGTCGCTCAATCACCTCGCGGGCATCCGCAACCAGATCGACGTGGTCCTCACCGGGCTCGACATCGAAGACAAGGCAGCGCTGTTCCAGGAGCAGTTCGAGGCCTCACTGCCGACTTCACCCGCCGAACTCACCTGGGAACTGTCTCGCCTGGACAGGCCGGACGCGGACACCGAAGAGCAGGCCAGTGCCCTGCTCCGCTGTGTCGCTCGCGACACCGACCCGAACGCAGTCGGCCGCGCATTCAGCGCGACCGCCGTTGAACTGGCGTTGGCGAGCTACCCCGGCTTCACCCTCACCGCCCCGCCGGGAAACGGTGCGCCCTACGGCGTGTTCGTGCCCGGATACGTAGACGCCGGTGTGGTGGAGCATCGGGTGACTCAGCCGGACGGAGTCTCGGTCCTCATCGAACCGTCGCCGCTGCGGACCGAACCGACGCGTGACGTGAGCGTGCCCGACTCCGGCCCCATCGGCGACTGGGGCCCGACCCGACGTGCCCCGATCGGCGACATCGTCGGCGCCCGCAGCGGCGACAAGGGCGGCAGCGCGAACATCGGCGTCTGGGTCGGCGGGCAGTCCCTTCGCTCCGCTCAACCGTCGGACGACGAGTTCGCCTGGCTCGATCAGACGCTCACCGTCGACCGGCTCAAGGAACTGCTCCCCGAGATCGCGGACCTGACCGTCCACCGGTACCGGCTCCCCAAGATCCGCGCCCTCAACTTCGTCATCGAAGGCGTCCTCGGACGCGGCGTCGCCGAGAACGTCCGGTTCGACCCGCAGGCCAAAGGCCTCGGTGAATGGCTCCGCTCCCGCGTCGTCGACGTGCCTGAGCGGTTCAGTCGCTGA
- a CDS encoding PaaI family thioesterase, which translates to MTFTPTDAFHAFAVGREDNSPMIQMTQALGTRVTDHRGLIDLPALAVLFDDLGGYPFWVADQSATTMQARLSMSMLDRPDVTERLTAVADLRLHNNLYGSTTVDITGHGGRLLCIGNARNVRVQRELVVAGDGVPHLPAPATPNEAAIVGAPDPELSGREVINRITAGDAPIGPLSELLNGSITTVDHDGLTFSCVSEPWMGNVMGTMHGGVIGAIVAQGCSFAAQSEMRPGGQYQIVDFTVAFLRSPEVDGRSVHVHATPVKLGRRLSIFDAELRDDEGMLLARATADVRFDL; encoded by the coding sequence ATGACCTTCACGCCTACAGACGCTTTCCACGCCTTCGCCGTCGGGCGTGAAGACAACAGTCCGATGATCCAGATGACGCAGGCTCTCGGCACGCGCGTGACCGACCACCGCGGCCTCATCGATCTACCGGCCCTCGCGGTGCTGTTCGACGACCTCGGGGGCTACCCGTTCTGGGTGGCCGATCAGAGCGCAACCACCATGCAGGCCCGACTGTCCATGTCGATGCTGGACCGCCCCGACGTGACCGAGCGGCTCACCGCGGTCGCCGACCTGCGTCTGCACAACAACCTCTACGGATCGACGACCGTCGACATCACCGGCCACGGGGGACGACTCCTGTGCATCGGCAACGCACGTAACGTGCGCGTTCAGCGAGAACTGGTCGTCGCAGGCGACGGGGTCCCCCACCTTCCGGCACCAGCGACGCCGAACGAGGCAGCGATCGTCGGCGCACCCGATCCCGAACTGTCCGGTCGGGAGGTGATCAATCGGATCACCGCAGGAGACGCCCCAATCGGCCCGCTCAGCGAGCTGCTCAACGGATCGATCACGACAGTCGACCATGACGGCCTGACGTTCAGCTGCGTGAGCGAGCCGTGGATGGGCAACGTGATGGGCACCATGCACGGCGGAGTGATCGGCGCGATCGTCGCGCAGGGCTGCTCGTTCGCCGCCCAGTCGGAGATGCGCCCGGGCGGGCAGTACCAGATCGTCGACTTCACGGTCGCCTTCCTCCGCTCGCCGGAGGTCGACGGACGCAGCGTTCACGTCCACGCCACACCGGTCAAGCTCGGCAGGAGGCTCTCGATCTTCGACGCCGAACTCCGCGACGATGAGGGAATGCTCTTGGCCCGCGCCACTGCGGACGTCCGCTTCGACCTCTGA
- a CDS encoding TIGR03084 family metal-binding protein, translated as MSIAEDLRDEYESLDGLVAELTDDQWATLTPAEGWTIAHQIGHIVWTDRVSLLAATDPDEFAAQLAEAGQDPLGFVDAAAETEAQRAPDELLADWRRTREQLLLALTAVEDGVKLPWFGPPMSAPSMMTARIMETWAHGLDVADALGVQRTPTDRIRNVAHIGVRTRDFAYMVNGRTAPAEPFRYELTGPSGAAWTWGPETASNIVRGSAVDFCELVTQRRAVADLGLEFIGDDAQAWSQIAQCFAGPPGTGRAPSTEGN; from the coding sequence ATGTCGATTGCAGAGGACCTGCGGGACGAGTACGAGTCGCTGGACGGTCTGGTCGCCGAGCTGACCGATGACCAGTGGGCCACGCTCACTCCCGCGGAGGGATGGACCATCGCTCATCAGATCGGGCACATCGTGTGGACCGATCGCGTCTCCTTGCTGGCGGCCACCGATCCGGACGAGTTCGCGGCTCAGCTCGCCGAAGCAGGGCAGGATCCGCTCGGCTTCGTCGACGCTGCAGCCGAGACCGAGGCGCAGCGGGCGCCTGACGAACTCCTCGCCGACTGGCGACGCACGCGTGAGCAGTTGCTCCTCGCGCTCACCGCCGTCGAAGACGGAGTGAAATTGCCGTGGTTCGGTCCGCCGATGTCGGCGCCGTCGATGATGACCGCGCGCATCATGGAGACCTGGGCGCACGGACTCGACGTAGCCGACGCCCTCGGCGTCCAGCGCACACCCACCGACCGGATACGGAACGTCGCGCACATCGGTGTGCGCACCCGCGACTTCGCCTACATGGTGAACGGGCGGACGGCACCCGCCGAACCGTTCCGCTACGAGCTGACCGGTCCGAGCGGTGCGGCCTGGACGTGGGGCCCGGAGACCGCGTCGAACATCGTCCGCGGCAGCGCCGTGGACTTCTGCGAACTCGTCACGCAGCGGCGCGCCGTGGCCGACCTCGGCCTCGAATTCATCGGCGACGACGCGCAGGCCTGGTCCCAGATCGCTCAGTGCTTCGCGGGTCCGCCCGGAACGGGCCGCGCACCCTCGACGGAAGGGAACTGA